Proteins from one Cicer arietinum cultivar CDC Frontier isolate Library 1 chromosome 3, Cicar.CDCFrontier_v2.0, whole genome shotgun sequence genomic window:
- the LOC101499671 gene encoding probable inactive leucine-rich repeat receptor-like protein kinase At3g03770 isoform X1, whose protein sequence is MLPLMPKSLVTILLSKNSFSGEIPSEFGELNQLQNLDISSNSLNGVPPFSLFSLNNISYLNLANNVLSGSLPYKLKCGTKLGFLDISNNMLSGLVPSCLESSFDRRVVRFGGNCFSNDSQTQKHGSYCEEFSSGRKRFWNWEIDADFGIIAVVVLLVFGFGVLFYRKNHSREIYRHEMLPKIVQDDYNSTTGVSSELLASARFISQTMKLGKQATPICRHFSIEELKEITRNFDLSTYIGEGTIGKLYKGKLENGSYVMIRSLALKKKFSIQNLKAGLDLLSKLHHPNLVSLLGHCIDHSASDGTSIHKLHLVYKYVQNENYRMHLSEYHIYIYIYREREKEIEREKRSNIRKLTFSDENFRRNTEFSQDKALKWSDRLAILIGVAKAVHFLHTGIKPVCFRNRLKTNNVLLDEHRIPKLSDYGMYVITEEIENIEAKGEDPKSWQREELEDAVYNFGFILFESLAGPIASEKGEAFFLNENVNVF, encoded by the exons ATGCTACCTTTGATGCCAAAATCATTAGTCACAATATTGCTAAGTAAAAATTCATTCTCAGGTGAGATTCCTAGTGAGTTTGGTGAATTGAACCAGCTTCAAAATCTTGATATTTCATCAAATAGTCTTAATGGGGTGCCACCATTTTCTTTGTTCTCTTTGAATAACATTAGTTATTTGAATTTAGCAAACAATGTTCTAAGTGGTTCTCTTCCATATAAACTAAAATGTGGAACCAAACTTGGGTTTCTTGATATTTCTAATAACATGTtaagtggtttagttccttcttgtTTGGAAAGTAGTTTTGATAGAAGAGTTGTTAGATTTGGTGGAAACTGTTTTTCTAATGATTCTCAAACTCAGAAGCATGGTTCTTATTGTGAAGAATTTAGTTCAGGAAGGAAGAGATTTTGGAATTGGGAAATCGATGCAGATTTTGGGATCATTGCTGTGGTTGTTCTTTTAGTGTTCGGTTTTGGAGTTTTGTTTTATAGAAAGAATCATTCAAGAGAGATATATAGGCATGAGATGTTGCCAAAGATTGTTCAAGATGATTACAACTCAACAACAGGAGTTTCCTCTGAACTTCTTGCTAGTGCTA GATTCATTTCTCAAACAATGAAGCTCGGAAAACAAGCTACTCCTATTTGTAGACACTTTTCGATTGAAGAGTTGAAGGAAATCACAAGAAACTTTGATTTGTCAACTTATATTGGTGAAGGAACCATAGGAAAG TTGTACAAAGGTAAACTAGAGAATGGATCTTATGTGATGATAAGATCTTTGGCTCTGAAAAAGAAGTTTTCAATACAAAATCTCAAAGCTGGGTTGGATTTACTCTCAAAGCTTCACCATCCAAATTTGGTTAGTCTCTTGGGTCATTGTATTGATCATAGTGCATCAGATGGTACAAGTATCCACAAACTTCATCTTGTATACAAGTATGTGCAAAATGAAAATTATCGTATGCATTTGTCAG aatatcatatatatatatatatatatagagagagagagaaagagatagagagagagaagagatcCAACATAAGAAAATTGACATTTTCGGATGAAAATTTCAGACGAAATACAG AATTTTCACAAGATAAGGCACTAAAATGGTCTGATAGATTGGCGATTTTAATTGGAGTTGCCAAGGCTGTGCATTTTTTACATACTGGAATTAAACCAGTTTGTTTTAGAAATCGTTTAAAGACGAACAATGTTTTACTTGACGAACATCGCATTCCAAAACTAAGTGACTATGGTATGTATGTGATTACCGAAGAGATCGAAAATATTGAG GCAAAGGGAGAGGATCCAAAATCTTG GCAAAGGGAAGAATTAGAGGATGCTGTATAcaattttggattcatattgtTTGAGTCACTTGCTGGACCCATAGCAAGTGAGAAAGGAGAAGCATTTTTTCTCAATGAAAAtgtaaatgttttttaa
- the LOC101499671 gene encoding probable inactive leucine-rich repeat receptor-like protein kinase At3g03770 isoform X3 has translation MLPLMPKSLVTILLSKNSFSGEIPSEFGELNQLQNLDISSNSLNGVPPFSLFSLNNISYLNLANNVLSGSLPYKLKCGTKLGFLDISNNMLSGLVPSCLESSFDRRVVRFGGNCFSNDSQTQKHGSYCEEFSSGRKRFWNWEIDADFGIIAVVVLLVFGFGVLFYRKNHSREIYRHEMLPKIVQDDYNSTTGVSSELLASARFISQTMKLGKQATPICRHFSIEELKEITRNFDLSTYIGEGTIGKLYKGKLENGSYVMIRSLALKKKFSIQNLKAGLDLLSKLHHPNLVSLLGHCIDHSASDGTSIHKLHLVYKYVQNENYRMHLSGKGRGSKILAKGRIRGCCIQFWIHIV, from the exons ATGCTACCTTTGATGCCAAAATCATTAGTCACAATATTGCTAAGTAAAAATTCATTCTCAGGTGAGATTCCTAGTGAGTTTGGTGAATTGAACCAGCTTCAAAATCTTGATATTTCATCAAATAGTCTTAATGGGGTGCCACCATTTTCTTTGTTCTCTTTGAATAACATTAGTTATTTGAATTTAGCAAACAATGTTCTAAGTGGTTCTCTTCCATATAAACTAAAATGTGGAACCAAACTTGGGTTTCTTGATATTTCTAATAACATGTtaagtggtttagttccttcttgtTTGGAAAGTAGTTTTGATAGAAGAGTTGTTAGATTTGGTGGAAACTGTTTTTCTAATGATTCTCAAACTCAGAAGCATGGTTCTTATTGTGAAGAATTTAGTTCAGGAAGGAAGAGATTTTGGAATTGGGAAATCGATGCAGATTTTGGGATCATTGCTGTGGTTGTTCTTTTAGTGTTCGGTTTTGGAGTTTTGTTTTATAGAAAGAATCATTCAAGAGAGATATATAGGCATGAGATGTTGCCAAAGATTGTTCAAGATGATTACAACTCAACAACAGGAGTTTCCTCTGAACTTCTTGCTAGTGCTA GATTCATTTCTCAAACAATGAAGCTCGGAAAACAAGCTACTCCTATTTGTAGACACTTTTCGATTGAAGAGTTGAAGGAAATCACAAGAAACTTTGATTTGTCAACTTATATTGGTGAAGGAACCATAGGAAAG TTGTACAAAGGTAAACTAGAGAATGGATCTTATGTGATGATAAGATCTTTGGCTCTGAAAAAGAAGTTTTCAATACAAAATCTCAAAGCTGGGTTGGATTTACTCTCAAAGCTTCACCATCCAAATTTGGTTAGTCTCTTGGGTCATTGTATTGATCATAGTGCATCAGATGGTACAAGTATCCACAAACTTCATCTTGTATACAAGTATGTGCAAAATGAAAATTATCGTATGCATTTGTCAG GCAAAGGGAGAGGATCCAAAATCTTG GCAAAGGGAAGAATTAGAGGATGCTGTATAcaattttggattcatattgtTTGA
- the LOC101499671 gene encoding probable inactive leucine-rich repeat receptor-like protein kinase At3g03770 isoform X2 yields the protein MLPLMPKSLVTILLSKNSFSGEIPSEFGELNQLQNLDISSNSLNGVPPFSLFSLNNISYLNLANNVLSGSLPYKLKCGTKLGFLDISNNMLSGLVPSCLESSFDRRVVRFGGNCFSNDSQTQKHGSYCEEFSSGRKRFWNWEIDADFGIIAVVVLLVFGFGVLFYRKNHSREIYRHEMLPKIVQDDYNSTTGVSSELLASARFISQTMKLGKQATPICRHFSIEELKEITRNFDLSTYIGEGTIGKLYKGKLENGSYVMIRSLALKKKFSIQNLKAGLDLLSKLHHPNLVSLLGHCIDHSASDGTSIHKLHLVYKYVQNENYRMHLSEFSQDKALKWSDRLAILIGVAKAVHFLHTGIKPVCFRNRLKTNNVLLDEHRIPKLSDYGMYVITEEIENIEAKGEDPKSWQREELEDAVYNFGFILFESLAGPIASEKGEAFFLNENVNVF from the exons ATGCTACCTTTGATGCCAAAATCATTAGTCACAATATTGCTAAGTAAAAATTCATTCTCAGGTGAGATTCCTAGTGAGTTTGGTGAATTGAACCAGCTTCAAAATCTTGATATTTCATCAAATAGTCTTAATGGGGTGCCACCATTTTCTTTGTTCTCTTTGAATAACATTAGTTATTTGAATTTAGCAAACAATGTTCTAAGTGGTTCTCTTCCATATAAACTAAAATGTGGAACCAAACTTGGGTTTCTTGATATTTCTAATAACATGTtaagtggtttagttccttcttgtTTGGAAAGTAGTTTTGATAGAAGAGTTGTTAGATTTGGTGGAAACTGTTTTTCTAATGATTCTCAAACTCAGAAGCATGGTTCTTATTGTGAAGAATTTAGTTCAGGAAGGAAGAGATTTTGGAATTGGGAAATCGATGCAGATTTTGGGATCATTGCTGTGGTTGTTCTTTTAGTGTTCGGTTTTGGAGTTTTGTTTTATAGAAAGAATCATTCAAGAGAGATATATAGGCATGAGATGTTGCCAAAGATTGTTCAAGATGATTACAACTCAACAACAGGAGTTTCCTCTGAACTTCTTGCTAGTGCTA GATTCATTTCTCAAACAATGAAGCTCGGAAAACAAGCTACTCCTATTTGTAGACACTTTTCGATTGAAGAGTTGAAGGAAATCACAAGAAACTTTGATTTGTCAACTTATATTGGTGAAGGAACCATAGGAAAG TTGTACAAAGGTAAACTAGAGAATGGATCTTATGTGATGATAAGATCTTTGGCTCTGAAAAAGAAGTTTTCAATACAAAATCTCAAAGCTGGGTTGGATTTACTCTCAAAGCTTCACCATCCAAATTTGGTTAGTCTCTTGGGTCATTGTATTGATCATAGTGCATCAGATGGTACAAGTATCCACAAACTTCATCTTGTATACAAGTATGTGCAAAATGAAAATTATCGTATGCATTTGTCAG AATTTTCACAAGATAAGGCACTAAAATGGTCTGATAGATTGGCGATTTTAATTGGAGTTGCCAAGGCTGTGCATTTTTTACATACTGGAATTAAACCAGTTTGTTTTAGAAATCGTTTAAAGACGAACAATGTTTTACTTGACGAACATCGCATTCCAAAACTAAGTGACTATGGTATGTATGTGATTACCGAAGAGATCGAAAATATTGAG GCAAAGGGAGAGGATCCAAAATCTTG GCAAAGGGAAGAATTAGAGGATGCTGTATAcaattttggattcatattgtTTGAGTCACTTGCTGGACCCATAGCAAGTGAGAAAGGAGAAGCATTTTTTCTCAATGAAAAtgtaaatgttttttaa